One part of the Andrena cerasifolii isolate SP2316 chromosome 4, iyAndCera1_principal, whole genome shotgun sequence genome encodes these proteins:
- the Ints11 gene encoding integrator complex subunit 11, with amino-acid sequence MPDIKVTPLGAGQDVGRSCILVTMGGKNIMLDCGMHMGFNDERRFPDFSYIVPEGPATNYIDCVIISHFHLDHCGALPYFTEMVGYTGPIYMTHPTKAIAPILLEDMRKVAVERKGESNFFTSQMIKDCMKKVIAVTLHQSVMVDSELEIKAYYAGHVLGAAMFWVRVGSQSIVYTGDYNMTPDRHLGAAWIDKCRPDLLISESTYATTIRDSKRCRERDFLKKVHECIDRGGKVLIPVFALGRAQELCILLETYWERMNLKVPVYFALGLTEKANNYYKMFITWTNQKIKKTFVQRNMFDFKHIKPFDKAYIDNPGAMVVFATPGMLHAGLSLQIFKKWAPNEANMVIMPGFCVQGTVGHKVLNGSRRIEFENRQIVEIKMAVEYMSFSAHADAKGIMQLIQYCEPKNVMLVHGEFAKMEFLKEKIKQEFGTNCYNPANGETCVITTISKVPVDASLALLKAEAKRYSALPPDPKRRRLLHSVLMLREDGVCLVDADEVTKAAGIMKHVVRFTSTVQVRDPGPAHSTTLKLLQPLKERLSGWTVQLTDGSISVESVLVKVEGDEDDQKSVYVSWTNQDEDLGSYILGFLQTLLN; translated from the exons ATGCCAGACATTAAAGTGACCCCTTTGGGGGCCGGTCAGGATGTAGGAAGGAGTTGCATTCTCGTAACGATGGGTGGAAAGAATATCATGTTGGACTGCGGCATGCACATGGGATTCAACGATGAAAGACGATTCCCAGATTTCTCGTACATTGTACCAGAAGGTCCTGCGACTAATTACATAGATTGCGTGATTATTTCACACTTCCATTTAGATCACTGCGGTGCTCTACCATATTTTACAGAAATG GTAGGATACACTGGTCCAATTTACATGACACATCCGACGAAAGCTATAGCGCCTATATTGCTCGAGGATATGAGAAAAGTTGCCGTCGAACGTAAAGGTGAAAGCAATTTCTTCACGTCGCAAATGATAAAAGATTGCATGAAGAAAGTCATCGCCGTTACATTGCATCAGTCTGTAATGGTCGACTCAGAACTAGAGATAAAGGCGTATTATGCGGGGCATGTTCTTGGCGCTGCAATGTTTTGGGTTCGCGTTGGCTCGCAATCGATCGTGTACACCGGCGATTACAACATGACACCCGACAGACATTTAGGCGCTGCGTGGATAGACAAATGCAGGCCAGACTtattaatatcggaatcaacGTACGCGACCACTATCAGAGATTCTAAGAGATGTAGGGAGAGAGACTTTTTGAAAAAG GTTCACGAATGCATAGATAGAGGCGGAAAAGTATTAATTCCCGTGTTTGCTCTTGGACGTGCACAAGAGCTTTGTATATTATTAGAAACATATTGGGAACGAATGAATTTAAAAGTTCCCGTGTATTTCGCTCTAGGATTAACGGAAAAagctaataattattataaaatgttcATCACTTGGACTAATCAAAAGATCAAGAAAACTTTTGTCCAGCGAAATATGTTTGATTTCAAGCATATAAAACCTTTTGATAAAGCGTACATCGACAATCCTGGGGCGATGGTAGTGTTTGCTACTCCAGGAATGTTACACGCCGGGCTGTccttacaaatttttaagaaatgggctCCGAACGAAGCGAACATGGTCATCATGCCTGGATTCTGCGTTCAAGGGACCGTTGGTCACAAAGTTTTGAACGGTTCTAGGAGGATCGAATTTGAAAATCGGCAAATAGTTGAAATTAAAATGGCTGTAGAATACATGTCCTTCTCTGCGCATGCAGACGCGAAAGGTATCATGCAATTGATACAATATTGCGAGCCCAAAAACGTTATGCTGGTACACGGAGAATTCGCTAAGATGGAATTCTTGAAAGAGAAGATCAAACAGGAATTTGGAACCAATTGTTATAATCCTGCGAATGGTGAGACTTGCGTTATTACGACTATATCTAAAGTACCAGTCGATGCATCCCTGGCTTTATTAAAAGCCGAGGCGAAAAGATATTCGGCTTTGCCACCGGATCCTAAAAGGCGAAGGTTACTTCACAGTGTCTTAATGCTACGCGAAGATGGAGTATGCCTTGTAGACGCAGACGAG GTGACGAAAGCGGCAGGTATAATGAAGCATGTAGTGCGATTTACGTCTACAGTCCAAGTCAGAGATCCTGGGCCTGCACATTCAACGACTCTAAAATTGTTACAACCGCTGAAAGAACGATTATCAGGCTGGACAGTTCAATTAACCGATGGATCGATATCGGTTGAATCTGTTTTAGTGAAAGTGGAAGGTGACGAAGATGACCAAAAGAGTGTGTATGTCTCATGGACGAATCAAGACGAAGATTTGGGTAGTTACATTCTAGGATTTTTACAAACGTTATTGAATTAA